From one Melospiza melodia melodia isolate bMelMel2 chromosome 6, bMelMel2.pri, whole genome shotgun sequence genomic stretch:
- the INCENP gene encoding inner centromere protein, which yields MAAKAAAAAMGYAELAARTMELPSEGHQRLAQFLRQENETDMVWLDEIYEEAVKMFVSNYSEELELMPKTPSQKKRQRRKRLSALQEEQESGRKRLSRRRNGSSRPSVRSSQRLKNKENLELSRAEAKEDSPLQRVTRAQAAASAISSKVVPETPTALQAAGKDRWVEADHVGTAVPLQRSGAKPAELLPTGSGNGSPEEHGAPKSPVVPTAPELMVPCTPEPQAGRAANVTVILSPGAGLKEGDGSPRDHSQAQEPSQPRRSSPGTPTGSRLSRRSVRRSLMGKPSLSRRTSLAEKYSLASKRESMIRASTARAAGKKRATQRRSVLSSSVDASSSISVPEDEETVVKTGPPPGPSTPSKLESQNPRMSLRSHTVRKHGQPQEQNSSENNLNKNGGTLEPPQSARRKPSYKRAVDERYDHQQAEEGGLSPLRKKTLSPVLPASKVVRPFKTFLHTVQKNQLLMTPSSVGRNGVIKSFIRYNTPLQADPKEKERQKLETLRKKQEAEQLRRQKVEEERKRRLGEAKLKREERLRKVLQARERAEEMEKERKRKIEQKIALFDEKSEKVREERLAEEKIKKRVAARKMEEAEARRRQEEEARRQRALQQEEERRRRELMQRRREEEQERARRIAEQRQAELERERQLAAERELERKREQERIQAEKLREQQERAARLQKEEAAAKERLRMEMEKKEREQKMLAEKKRQEEEQKKLSEEQKAKDNARAPLQENKENSPACNSYEMTPQSRKELKVPLTNSNDYGMDLNSDDSTDDESQPRKPVPAWATGNLLSQAVIRQYYNPPDVDALFGAIPSPKLEDIFYKNKPRYFKRTSSAVWHSPPSVAAKPALGLPYGLKKP from the exons ATGGCGGCGAAGGCGGCCGCGGCGGCGATGGGGTATGCGGAGCTCGCGGCGCGGACGATGGAGCTGCCCTCAGAGGGCCACCAGCGTCTGGCCCAGTTCCTGCGGCAGGAGAACGAGACCGATATGGTGTGGCTGGATGAGATCTACGAGGAGGCGGTCAAGATGTTTGTCAG CAACTACAGCGAGGAGCTCGAGCTGATGCCCAAGACGCCGTCGCAGAAGAAACGGCAGCGGAGGAAGCGGCTGTCGGCcttacaggaagagcaggagtcCGGCAGGAAGCG CCTCTCCAGGAGGAGGAACGGCAGCAGCAGACCTTCTGTGCGATCTTCTCAGCGACTCAAGAACAAAGAAAACCTGGAACTCAGTAGGGCCGAGGCCAAGGAGGACTCTCCACTGCAGCGTGTGACACGGGCCCAGGCTGCAGCCTCTGCCATAAGCTCCAAGGTGGTTCCTGAGACCCCTactgccctgcaggcagcagggaaggATCGCTGGGTGGAAGCTGACCACGTTGGTACTGCAGTGCCTCTCCAGAGGAGCGGGGCAAAGccggcagagctgctccccacgGGCTCAGGGAACGGCTCTCCCGAGGAACACGGTGCTCCCAAATCACCGGTGGTGCCCACAGCCCCTGAGCTGATGGTGCCCTGTACTCCTGAGCCacaggcaggcagggcagccaATGTCACCGTCATCCTGAGCCCGGGGGCAGGACTGAAGGAGGGGGATGGCTCCCCACGGGACCACAGCCAGGCCCAGGAGCCCTCGCAGCCGCGGAGGAGCAGCCCGGGGACTCCGACCGGCTCCAGGCTCAGCCGCCGCTCCGTGCGCCGCAGCCTGATGGGGAAACCCTCCCTGAGCCGCAGGACCTCCCTGGCAGAGAAATACTCCCTGGCCAGCAAGAGGGAGAGCATGATCCGGGCATCCACCGCCAGGGCAGCGGGCAAGAAGAGGGCCACTCAGAGGAGATCTGTGTTGTCCAGCTCTGTGGATG CCTCCAGCTCCATAAGTGTGCCAGAGGATGAGGAAACCGTTGTCAAAACTGG gcctCCTCCTGGACCCTCCACCCCCTCCAAGCTG GAATCCCAAAACCCTCGGATGTCCCTTCGCTCCCACACAGTCAGGAAACAcgggcagccccaggagcagaacAGCAGTG AAAACAACTTAAATAAGAATGGGGGGACCCTGGAGCCACCCCAGAGTGCCAG GAGGAAGCCAAGCTACAAGAGAGCTGTGGATGAGCGCTACGACCACCAGCAGGCAGAGGAGGGAGGGCTGTCTCCTCTGAGAAAAAAGACCCTATCCCCAGTCCTCCCAGCCAGCAAG GTGGTGCGTCCGTTCAAAACGTTCCTGCACACTGTGCAGAAGAACCAGCTCCTCATGACAcccagctctgtggggaggaATGGAGTCATAAAATCCTTCATCAGGTACAACACCCCTCTCCAGGCTGATCCCAAG GAGAAGGAGAGGCAGAAGCTGGAGACTCTGCGGAAGAAGCAAGAAGCTGAGCAGCTGAGAAGGCAAAAggtggaggaggagaggaaacGGCGACTCGGAGAGGCGAAGCT GAAGCGCGAGGAGCGCCTGCGCAAGGTGCTGCAAGCCCGGGAGCGGGCGGAGGAGATGgagaaggagaggaagaggaagattgaGCAGAAGATTGCGCTCTTTGATGAGAAGAGCGAGAAG GTGAGGGaagaaaggctggcagaggagaagATCAAGAAGAGAGTGGCTGCCAGGAAAATGGAGGAAGCTGAGGCCCGGCGCAGACAAGAGGAGGAGGCCAGGAGACAAAGAGCTCTGCAGCAG GAGGAGGAGCGGCGGCGCAGGGAGCtgatgcagaggaggagggaagaggagcaggagcGTGCCCGGAGGATCGCTGAGCAGAGGCAGGCGGAACTGGAGCGGGAGAGACAGCTGGCTGCAGAGAGAGAACTGGAGAGGAAGAGGGAGCAGGAGCGGATCCAGGCAGAAAA GCTCCGGGAGCAGCAGGAGAGGGCTGCCCGCCTGCAGAAGGAAGAAGCGGCTGCTAAGGAGCGGCTCCGGATGGAGATGGAGAAGAAGGAG AGGGAGCAGAAGATGCTGGCTGAGAAGAAGAGGCAGGAGGAAGAGCAGAAGAAACTGTCAGAGGAGCAAAAGGCCAAAGACAATGCCCGGGCACCACTCCAGGAGAACAAGGAG AATTCCCCTGCCTGCAACTCGTATGAGATGACTCCTCAGAGCAGGAAGGAACTCAAGGTGCCTTTGACAAACTCCAATGACTATGGGATGGACCTGAACAGCGATGACTCAACAGATGATGAGAGCCAGCCACGCaagcctgtccctgcctgggccaCTG